The DNA sequence GGGACCTGATGCCCCGCGCCCTCCCCGCCAAGGGGACCGTCGCCGCCGGGTTCGGCGACGGTCAGCGCGCGAGCTGGACCGTCGACGTCGTGACCGAGGCCCCCGTCGTGGTCTTCGCCGTCTCCGGCTTCGCCGACGGGCGCGAGATCCGCGAGCCGCAGCCCGCGGGCGACGCCACCGCCGACGGCGCCACCACCGCCGCCGCCCAGTCCGGGCTCGGCCACGACACCACCGGCATCGCCGAACGCATCGAACAAGGACTGCGCGCCGCCGCGTCCCGGGCCACGGAGAAGTCGGAATGAGACGCCTGCTGCCCCGCCGCGCCCGCCTCACCGCCGCGCTCCTCGCCACCGCCTTCACGGTCCTGCCCGCCGCGACGCCCGCGCACGCCGACGCGATACGCGCCCAGCAGTGGGGCCTGGAGGCCATGCACACCGAGCAGGCGTGGCAGACGACCAAGGGCAAGGGCATCACCGTCGCGGTGCTCGACACCGGGGTCGACGACCAGCACCCGGACCTCGCCGGCTCGGTGCTGCCCGGCAAGGACCTGATCGGCTTCGGCGCGGGGCGCGGCGACGCGTACTGGGCCCGTCACGGCACCGCGATGGCCGGCATCATCGCCGCCCACGGCCACGGCCCCGGGCGGGAGTCCGGGGTGCTGGGCATCGCGCCCGAGGCGAAGATCCTTCCGGTGCGGGTCATCCTGGAGGGCAAGGACAAGGCCCGTGACCGGGCCCGCAAGTCGCGCGGCACCGCGCTCGCCCAGGGCATCCGCTGGGCGGCCGACCAGGGCGCCGACGTCATCAACCTCTCCCTCGGCGACGACAGCGAGTCCGCCCACCCCGAGCCCGGGGAGGACGCCGCCGTGCAGTACGCCCTCGCCAAGGGCTCCGTCGTCGTGGCCTCCGCGGGCAACGGCGGGGAGAAGGGCGACCGGGTCTCGTACCCGGCCGCCTACCCGGGGGTGATCGCCGTGACCGCGGTCGACCGGTTCGGCACCCACGCGGCCTTCTCCACCCGCCGCTGGTACGCCACGGTCAGCGCCCCCGGGGTGGATGTGGTGATCGCCGACCCGGACCAGAAGTACTACCAGGGCTGGGGCACCAGCGCTGCCGCCGCGTTCGTGTCGGGCGCCGTCGCCCTGGTCCGCTCGGCACACCCCGGCCTGACGCCCGCCCAGATCAAGAAGCTCCTGCGGGACACCGCGCGGGACGCGCCCGAGGGCGGCCGCGACGACACCTACGGTTACGGCTTCGTGGACCCGGCGGCGGCGATCGCCGAGGGCCGCTCGCTGCGCCCCGCGGACCTGGCGGCGGCAGCCGCCGGCTACGACGAGCGCTACTTCGGCACCGGCCCCGATCCGGACCGCGGGGACGGCGACGCGTCGGCCCTGCTCGCCCCGGCCGCCGGCGGACTCGGCATCCTGACCCTGGTGGCGGCGGTCGCCCTGTGGCGCGGCGGCCGCGGCCCGTCCCGTCCCGCCGGCCCCCGCCCCCGCAGCGACCACAACACCTACGCCTGACCGTCTCGGTGGCCCCCGGCCGTGCCCGACGGCCCCGGCGGCCCGCCCGGCCCACATCTGATCGGCCCCGGCGCCCCGCCCCCGCAGCGACCGCAACACCTACGCCTGACCGTCTCGGGTGGCCCCCGGCCCGTGCCTGCCCGGCCCCGGCGGCCCGCCCGGCCCGTGCCTGCCCGGCCCCGGCGCCCCCCCCCCGCAGCGACCACAACACCTACGCCTGACCGCCTCGGGTGGCCCCCGGCCGTGCCCGACGGCCCCGGCGCCCCGCCCGGCCCACGCCTGACCGGCCCCGCCGCCCCGCCCACCCTCCGCCCGCGCACCCCTCCGGCCCCGCCCGGCCCGGGGCCGGAGGGGTGCGGGGCGAGGGCTAGGCTCGACGTGTGGCGCTCAAGAACATCCCGGACCCTGGTTTCTCCGACGACGACGGCACCGCCGACCCCGCCCTGGAGGCGGCGCTCGCCGCCTGGGCGGCGGACGGCACGGCCGAGCAGGCCGTCCTCACCGCGCTGAAGGGCGCGCGTCTCCTCGTCCCCGTCGTCGCCGTGCTCGGCGAGGTCGAGACCGACGAGAACGGGCTGCGCCGCGAGAAGACCAGCGACATGGCCGTCCCCACGCTCACCGCGGGCGGCCGGCGGGCGCTGCCCGCGTTCACCTCGACCGCCTCGCTCGCCCGCTGGGACCCCGAGGCCCGCCCCGTCGCCGTGCCGCTGCACCAGGCGCTCCAGGCGGCCGCCCACGAGAAGGCGGACACCCTCCTGCTGGACCTGGCCGGCCCCGTCCCGTACCAGCTCCGCGGTCCCGCGCTGCTGGCCCTCGCGGAGGGCCGCACCAGCACCGACCCGCTCGCCGACCCGGCGGTCACCGGTGCCGTGCGCGAGACGCTCGCCGCCCACCCGGACGTGCTGCGGGCGCACTTCGTGCCCGGCCGGGACAGCGACGGCACGCTGGCGCTGGTCCTCGCCCCTGACGCGGTCCCCGCGGAGGCGGGCCGCCGGGTCGCCGAGGCGCTGGCGTCCCACGACGTACTGAGGGCCCGCCTGGTGCGGGGACTCGACCTGGCACTGCTGCCGGCCGAGGCCGCCGCTCCGGGCGAGCCCTTGTACGTGCGGAGCTGACGCCGTCCCGGGCCGTCGCGGTCCCGTCCGGGACCGCGGCTCCGGGACCGCGACGGCCCGGACGGTTCAGCCGTAGACCGGTCCGGTGTACTTCTCGCCAGGGCCCTGGCCGGGCTCGTCCGGGACGAGCGACGCCTCGCGGAACGCGAGCTGCAGGGACTTCAGGCCGTCCCGCAGCGGTGCCGCGTGGAACGAGCTGATCTCGGTGGTGCTGGCGTCCAGCAGCCCGGCCAGCGCGTGGACCAGCTTGCGGGCCTCGTCGAGGTCCTTGTGGTCCTCGGCGTCCTCGGTCAGACCGAGCTTGACGGCGGCCGCGCTCATCAGGTTGACCGCGACCGTGACGATCACCTCGACGGCCGGGACCTCGGCGATGTCGCGCGTCATGGCGTCGAAGTCGGGAGATTCCGGCGTTCCGGTGGGTTCATTGGGGGAGGTCGCGTCACTCATGACGCACACGATATGCGCCGCCCGCCCGCGGGCCCGCCCCGGCCGCCGGTTAGCCCCATCCCCCGGGAGCTGCTAACCTTGTGTGACGACCGGCTGGACATCTGTGTGTCCGGCCCACAAGTGGAGGCTCCGATCTCCCACCTGGCCGCCCCTTCCGGGCGGCGGGTCACCGGTCAGGCGGCGCCCATCGTTCCGTACGGACGATGGAAGCCGCCCGATGTGCGCCCCGCGACGACTCGCGGCGGTGTTCCGGTTCGATGGAGCATCCGCCTGTGTCCCGTCCGGGGCATTTTTCGTGTTCCGGTGCGGTTGGTCTGACGAAACAGACGTTACGCGGCTGTCTGCCAGGCAGTCGTGTGGTGCTACCGAGGAGGATCCATCAGCGCCGAGCCCCGCATCAACGACCGGATTCGCGTTCCCGAGGTGCGACTTGTCGGTCCCAGCGGCGAGCAGGTCGGGATTGTTCCGCTTGCCAAGGCCCTGGAGCTTGCGCAGGAGTACGACCTCGACCTCGTCGAGGTCGCGGCGAACGCCCGCCCGCCCGTGTGCAAGCTCATGGACTACGGGAAGTTCAAATACGAGTCGGCCATGAAGGCCCGTGAGGCGCGCAAGAACCAGGCGCACACGGTCATCAAGGAGATGAAGCTCCGGCCGAAGATCGATCCGCACGACTACGACACCAAGAAGGGTCATGTCGTCCGGTTCCTCAAGCAGGGCGACAAGGTCAAGATCACGATCATGTTCCGTGGTCGTGAGCAGTCCCGCCCCGAACTCGGCTTCCGTCTGCTGCAGCGTCTCGCGGCCGACGTCGAGGACCTCGGCTTCATCGAGTCGAACCCGAAGCAGGACGGCCGGAACATGATCATGGTTCTTGGCCCCCACAAGAAGAAGACCGAGGCCATGGCCGAGGCGCGTGAGGCCCAGGCCGCACGCAAGGCCGAACGCCAGGGATCGCCGGACCAGGGCCACGAGGCCCCGGCCGACGCCCCGGCCGAGACCGACGCCCCGGCCGACACACCCTCCGAGGCGTGACCCGAGGGGCCGCCCGGCGGCGGCCCCGGTCGGGCCCGGAACCCCAACCACGATCTGACGCTCCCGCTGTCCGGTGTCCGCACCGGGGGAGCGCCACTGATGAGGAGATAACGGCGCGATGCCGAAGAACAAGACGCACAGCGGTGCCAAGAAGCGCTTCAAGATCACCGGCTCCGGCAAGGTGCTCCGCGAGCGCGCCGGCAAGCGCCACCTGCTCGAGCACAAGTCGTCCCGTCTGACGCGCCGCCTCACCGGCAACGCCGAGATGGCCCCGGGCGACGCCGCGAAGATCAAGAAGCTTCTCGGCAAGTGACGTCATCCGTCCCCGCACGGGGACGGGACGCCGGGACCGGGACCTATTCGTTTCCGGGCCGTGTGATCACCGACCACGGCCCCGCTACAAGGAGTTAACAAGTGGCACGCGTCAAGCGGGCAGTCAACGCCCACAAGAAGCGCCGGGCGATCCTCGAGCAGGCCAGCGGCTACCGCGGTCAGCGTTCGCGCCTGTACCGCAAGGCCAAGGAGCAGGTCACCCACTCCCTGGTCTACAACTACAACGACCGCAAGAAGCGCAAGGGCGACTTCCGTCAGCTGTGGATCCAGCGCATCAACGCCGCTGCCCGCGCCAACGGCATCACCTACAACCGCTTCATCCAGGGTCTGAAGGCCGCCAACGTCGAGGTGGACCGCAAGATCCTCGCCGAGCTCGCGGTCAACGACGCCAACGCGTTCGCGGCTCTCGTCGAGGTCGCCCAGAAGGCGCTTCCGAGCGACGTCAACGCCCCCAAGGCTGCCTGACGCTTCGTCGAGCCGACCGGACCCGCAGGCCGCCCGCCTGCGGGTCCGGCGCGTTTGGCCCCAGCAGCCCCGTGCCCGACCAGCCCGACCAGTGAGAGAGCCCAAGGCGCAGATGCCCACCCCCGAGCTGATCTCCCCGCGCTCCCCCCGAGTGACCGCCGCACGGCGGCTCGCCAAGCGGAACTTCCGCGGCAAGGACCGGCTGTTCATCGCCGAGGGGCCCCAGGCCGTCCGCGAGGCCGTCGCCCACCGCGGTCCCACCGGTGAGCCCACCCTGGTCGAGCTGTTCACCACCGTGGAGGCCGCCGAGCGGTACGACGGCATCGTGCGGGCCGCGCTCGACGCGGGCGCCCGGGTGCACCACGCCTCCGACGCCGTCCTCGCCGAGGTGTCCCAGACCGTCACCCCGCAGGGCCTGGTCGGCGTCTGCCGCTTCCTCGACTCGCCCTTCGAGGACATCCTCGCCGCGGGCCCCCGGCTCGTCGCCGTCCTCGCCAACGTCCGCGACCCCGGGAACGCCGGCACCGTGCTGCGCTGCGCCGATGCCGCCGGAGCCGACGCCGTCGTCCTCACCGACGCCTCCGTCGACCTGTACAACCCCAAGTCCGTGCGGGCCTCGGTCGGTTCCCACTTCCATCTGCCGGTCGCCGTCGGCGTCCCCGTCGAGAAGGCCGTCCAGGGCCTGAAGGACGCCGGGGTGCGCGTGCTGGCCGCCGACGGGGCGGGCGACCACGACCTCGACGACGAACTCGACGGCGGCACCATGGGCGGCCCCACCGCGTGGATCTTCGGCAACGAGGCGTGGGGCCTCCCCGAGGAGACCCGCGCGCTCGCCGACGCCGTGGTGCGGGTGCCCATCCACGGAAAGGCCGAGTCCCTGAACCTGGCGACCGCCGCCGCCGTATGTCTCTACGCCTCGGCGCGGGCACAGCGCGCCGGGCGCGGGACGGCCTGAACGAGACCACTCGCTCAGGGGGTCCGCCACGTCACTTTCAGCTAGTAGTGTGACGGGCTCGGGGCCCACTCGGCAGCGGAGAGGTGGGATACGGGGCATGACCGTGGGGACCAGCACGCCCGGCCGGCCGGCGGAGGCCGGCCCGCGCCGCGCCGGCACCACCGGCGCGTCCGCGATCGACCCCGACGACCTCCCCGACGGGCTGGTCGTCGCCGACGAGAGCGGCCGGGTCGTCTGCTTCAACGAGGCCGCGGCCCGCATCACCGCCGTCGCCCGCGCCGACGCCATCGGCGCACCCCTGGAACACGCCCTGCCGCTGGAGGACCTCAAGGGCCGCCGCTGGTGGACCATGACCGACCCCTACGGCGGGCTCGCCACCCGCACCGGCCAGCCCGAGCGCAATCTGCTGCTGCCCGGCGGCCGGGAGGTCCTCGTCTCCGCACGCTACGTCCGGGACGTGCCCACCGGCCCCGTGCGCCGGCTCGTGGTCAGCCTGCGCGGCACCGAGGCGCGCCGCCGCACCGAGCGCAGCCACGCGGAACTGATCGCCACCGTCGCCCACGAGCTGCGCTCCCCGCTCACCTCGGTGAAGGGCTTCACGGCGACCCTGCTCGCCAAGTGGGAGCGGTTCACCGACGACCAGAAGCGGCTCATGCTGGAGACCGTCGACGCGGACGCCGGCCGGATCTCCCGGCTCATCGCCGAGCTCCTCGACATCTCCCGCATCGACTCCGGCCGGCTGGAGGTGCGCCGCCAGCCCGTGGACATGCCCGCGGCCGTGGCACGCCACGTCCAGGCCCACATCGCCGGCGGCAAGGCGCCCGACCGCTTCGCCGTCCGCATCCGGACCGCACTGCCCGAGCTGTGGGCCGACCCCGACAAGGTCGACCAGGTGCTCGGCAACCTCCTCGAAAATGCGGTGCGCCACGGCGAGGGAACCGTCACCATCGAGGTGGCGCCGGCATCGGCGGACGACGACGAGAAGGGCACGGCGGTCACCGTGAGCGACCAGGGTCCCGGCATCCCCGAGGAGTCGATGGCCCGTGTCTTCACCCGTTTCTGGCGGGGGAGCAAGCGCGGCGGCACCGGCCTGGGCCTGTACATCGTCAAGGGCATCGTCGAGGCGCACGGCGGGACGATCACCGTCGGCCGGGGACCCGGCGGCGGTGCCGAGTTCCGATTTATCCTGCCCGTCGGCACTCCGGCCCACCTCCTCTAGCGAGGGCCGGGCGGCCCACGGGCTCATTCGACACTCCCCACCCCGTTAGACTCGGCCTTTGGCACCTTTGCGTCCTCGGTCGTCCCCGGTCGACGTGCGGGGTCCCCAGCCAGCCCATTCGGAAGTACGGGAAGAGATGTCCGCACCCAATAAGTCGTACGACCCCGTTGAGGTCGAGGCACTGAAACCGGAAGAGATCGAGCGCATGCGGGACGAGGCGCTCGCCGCCTTCGCCGCCGCCGGCTCCCTCGACGCGCTCGCCCACGCGAAGACCGCGCACACCGGTGGCACCTCGCCGCTCTCCCTCGCCAACCGCGAGATCGGCGCCCTGCCGCCGCAGGCCAAGGCCGAGGCCGGCAAGCGCGTGGGCCAGGCCCGCGGCGCCGTCAACAAGGCCCTCGCCGCCCGCCAGGCCGAGCTGGAGGCCGAGCGCGACGCCCGTGTGCTCGTCGAGGAGGCCGTGGACGTCACGCTCTCCCACGACCGCGTCCCGGCCGGTGCCCGCCACCCGCTGACCACCCTCTCCGAGCGCATCGAGGACGTCTTCGTGGCCATGGGCTACGAGGTCGCCGAAGGCCCGCAGGTCGAGGCCGAGTGGTTCAACTTCGACGCGCTCAACATCGGACCGGACCACCCGGCCCGCGGCGAGCACGACACCTTCTTCGTGCAGGACGCCCAGGGCGGTGCCGACTCCGGCGTCGTGCTGCGCACCCACACCTCGCCCGTGCAGATCCGCTCGCTGATCGACCGCGAGCCGCCGGTCTACGTGATCTGCCCCGGCCGCGTCTACCGCACCGACGAGCTGGACGCCACCCACACCCCCGTCTTCCACCAGGTCGAGCTCCTCGCCGTCGACGAGGGCCTGACCATGGCCGACCTCAAGGGCACCCTCGACCACATGGTCCAGGCGCTGTTCGGCGAGGGCATGAAGACCCGGCTGCGGCCGAACTTCTTCCCGTTCACCGAGCCGTCCGCCGAGATGGACATGGTCTGCTACGTCTGCCGCGGCGAGTCCGTCGGCAACCCGGACCGGCCCTGCCGCACCTGCTCCAGCGAGGGCTGGATCGAGCTCGGCGGCTGCGGCATGGTCAACCCCAAGGTGCTGGTCGCCTGTGGTGTGGACCCCCAGAAGTACAGCGGATTCGCCTTCGGGTTCGGCATCGAGCGGATGCTGATGTTCCGCCACAACGTCGACGACATGCGAGACATGGTCGAGGGTGACATCCGGTTCACCCGGCCGTTCGGGATGGAGATCTGATGCGCGTCCCGCTTTCCTGGCTGCGGGAGTACGTCGACCTGCCGGCGACGGAGACCGGCCGCGACGTCCAGGCCAGGCTCATCGCCGCCGGGCTCGAGGTCGAGACCGTCGAGCAGCTCGGCGCCGGCCTCAAGGGCCCCCTCGTCGTCGGCCAGGTGCTGACCATCGAGGAGCTGGAGGGCTTCAAGAAGCCCATCCGCTTCTGCACCGTCGACGTCGGCGCGGCCAACGGCACCGGCGAGCCGCAGGAGATCGTCTGCGGCGCCCGCAACTTCGCCGTCGGCGACAAGGTCGTCGTGGTGCTGCCCGGCGCCGTGCTCCCCGGCGACTTCGCGATCGCCGCGCGCAAGACGTACGGCAAGACCTCCCACGGCATGATCTGCTCGGGCGACGAGCTGGGCATGGGCGACGACGGCAGCGGCGGCATCATCGTGCTCCCGCCGGAGCACGAGGCCGGCACCGACGCGATCGAGCTGCTGGAACTCGTCGACGAGGTCCTCGACATCGCCGTCACGCCCGACCGCGGCTACGCGCTGTCGATGCGCGGCGTCGCCCGCGAGGCGGCCACCGCCTACGGGCTGCCGCTGCGCGACCCGGCGCTGCTCGACGTCCCCGCGCCCAACGCGCACGGCTACGCCGTCAAGGTCACCGACCCCGTCGGCTGCGACAGCTTCACCGCGCGCACCGTCGTCGGCCTGGAGCCCGAGGCGCGCTCGCCGATCTGGCTGCGGCGCAGGCTGCAGAAGGCCGGCATGCGGCCGATCTCGCTCGCCGTGGACATCACCAACTACGTGATGCTCGAACTCGGCCAGCCGCTGCACGCCTACGACCGCGGCCGTCTCGACGGGCCGATCGGCGTCCGCCGCGCCGAGCAGGGCGAGAAGCTCACCACCCTCGACGGCGCCAAGCGGGTCCTCGACGCCGAGGACCTCGTCATCACCGACGACCGCGGCCCCATCGGCCTCGCGGGCGTCATGGGCGGAGCCGACACCGAGATCGCCGACCACGACGACACCGCCGGTGCCACCACCGAGGTCGTCATCGAGGCCGCGCACTTCGACCCCGTCGCCATCGCCCGCACCGCGCGCCGGCACCGGCTCTCCTCCGAGGCGTCCAAGCGCTTCGAGCGGGGTGTCGACCCGCAGGCCGCGGCCGCCGCGGCGCAGCGCACCGTCGACCTGCTGGTGCTGCTCGCCGGCGGCACCGCCGAGGCGGGCGTCACCCAGATCACCGCCCCGCGCGCGCCGCGCACCGTCGCGATGCCCGCGGACCACCCGGACCGGGTGGCGGGCGTGGCCTACGGCCGCGAGATCGTCGTCCGCCGCCTCCAGGAGGTCGGCTGCGACGTCCAGGGCCAGGACGACCTCGTCGTCACCGTCCCGTCGTGGCGGCCCGACCTCGCGGCGCCGAACGACCTCGCCGAAGAGGTCATCCGGCTGGAGGGCTACGAGAACCTGCCCTCCACGCTGCCCACCCCGCCGTCCGGCCGCGGGCTCACCGCGCGCCAGCGGCTGCACCGCCGGGTCGGCCGCGCGCTGGCCGGCGCCGGGTACGTCGAGGCGCTGAACTACCCCTTCATCGGGGAGCAGGTGCTCGACCAGCTCGGCCTCGACGCGGACGACGCGCGCCGCAGGACGGTCAAGCTCGCCAACCCGATCTCCGACGAGGAGCCGGCGCTGCGCACCACGCTGCTGCCCGGGCTGCTCGGCGCCCTGCGCCGCAACGACGGCCGCGGCAGCCACGACCTGGCGCTCTTCGAGACCGGTCTGGTCTTCCGGCCGACCGGTGAGGAGCGGCCCGCGGTCACCCTGCCCGTGGACCGCCGTCCCACGGACGCGGAGATCGCCGAACTGAACGCCTCGCTGCCGCCGCAGCCGCGCCGCGTCGCCGTCGTCCTGGCCGGCGCCCGCGAGCTCGACGGCTGGTGGGGCAAGGGCCGGCCGGCCGACTGGGCGGACGCCGTCGAGGCCGCGCGGGTCGTCGCCCGCGAGGCCGGCGTCGAGCTCGACGTGCGGGCCGATCAGCACGCGCCCTGGCACCCGGGACGCTGCGCCGCGCTGTACGCCCGCGCGAACGGCGAGGAGATCCTCCTCGGCCACGCGGGCGAACTGCACCCGCGCGTCGTCAAGGCGCTGCACCTGCCGGAGCGCACCTGCGCGATGGAGCTGGAGCTCGACCGCCTGGAGCGGGCGGCGGACGGCGCCCTGCAGGCGCCGCGGATCTCCACCTTCCCGGTGGCGACCCAGGACGTCGCGCTGGTCGTCGCCGACGACGTCCCGGCCGCCGAGGTCGAGACCGCGCTGCGCGAGGGGGCGGGTGAACTGCTGGAGTCCCTGCGGCTGTTCGACGTCTTCACCGGTGAGCAGATCGGTGAGGGCCGCAAGTCCCTCGCCTACGCCCTGCGCTTCCGCGCACCGGACCGCACGCTGACCGTCGACGAGGCGTCGGCCGCGCGGGACGCGGCGGTGGCGCTGGCGGCGGAGCGCACCGGAGCGGTCCTCCGCGGCGCCTGAACCCAGCCCGCTGTGCCGCCGAAGGCGCGCCCGGTCCTCACGACCGGGCGCGCCTTCGGCGTCTGCGGGGCCTGCCGGCCCGTCCGGCGGCGTGTGGGGGTGCCGCGCGGAGCGGTACGGGTGCGGGTGGTGTTCTGTGCGGTGCGGGTGGTGTGCGTTGCTTGTGCGGGGGCTCGGCTTCCTGTGCGGTGGGGTTGTTCCTTTCAGCCCGTCCGGCGTTTGAGGACGCCGCGCGGAGCGCGGTTCCGGTCCGCGTGGTGTGCGTTGCTTGTGCGGGGGCTCGGCTCCTGTGCGGTGGGGTTGTTCCTTTCAGCCCGTCCGGCGTTTGAGGACGCCGCGCGGAGCGCGGTACCGGTCCGCGCGGTGTGCGTCGCTCGTGCGGGGCTCGGCTTCCCGTGCGGTGCGCTGCCCGTGTGCGCGGCGCCTTCGCGGGGGCGCTGCCCCCGAGCCCCCGCGCCTCAATCGCCGGCGGGGCTGGGATTCGCCGTCTGTCCGGCGGGTGTGGACACCGCCGCCGGGGTGCGCGGGCCCCCGCGCCTCGATCGCCGGCGGGGCTGGGTTCCGCCGGGGCGCGCGTGCCCCGCGCCTTCATCGCACGCCGGGGCTGGGATTCGCCGGCAGCGCGGGGAAGCGCCCCGGTGACCGGCACCCCCCGAGGAGTGCCCGTCACCGGGGCGGGCCGGTGGCCGCGGCCCTGCGGCGGCCGGCCGGGGCGCCGCCCGTCCTGCCGCGGAGTGTCGGGCAGATCCGGCAGGGCGGGCGGCGCGGGGAGGGGCCGCCGTACTGTACGAGGGGGAGCCGGCGGCCCGGACGCCTCGAGAAGGAGGCAGTTCAGTCAAGCGGCGCCGGCCGTCCACCGGGAGCGTGCGCAAGCAGGGGAAAAGCGCACTTGTTTCACACCCCGTGCGAATCGTCCTCTACTACGCTGAGGCGACCGAAGCACCCCGGAGGGGGCCCATGGAGCCCAACACCCTGCTCGACGCGCTGCTCGACGAAGCGGGCATCTCCCACGCCGGCCTCGCGGCCCGGGTCAACCGGGCGGGCCGGGCGCGCGGACTGTCCCTGCGGTACGAACACACCGCCGTGGCCCGCTGGTTGAAGGGGCAGCGCCCGCGCGGCCAGGTGCCCGACCTGATCTGCGAGGTCTTCGCGGACCGGCTGCGGCGGCCCGTGACGCTGGGGGACGTCGGGCTCGGCGCCGGGGGTCCGGGCGCGGCGCCCAGTTCGTCGCTGTCGGGCTTCGTGGACCGGGCGAGCGCGCTGTGGCGGTCCGACGAGCAGCAGCGGCCGCACGTCGCCGGCGTGCCCGCCGTCACCGGGACGCCCGCGGTGATGCCCGTCTGGGAGTGGGAGAACCCTCCCGAGGACTCCGACGTGTCCCGGGACGGTGCCGCCCGGGTCCGCATGGCCGACATCGAGATGCTCCGCGCCGCCCGCGCGCACTACGAGCTGATGTAC is a window from the Streptomyces zhihengii genome containing:
- a CDS encoding SseB family protein; amino-acid sequence: MALKNIPDPGFSDDDGTADPALEAALAAWAADGTAEQAVLTALKGARLLVPVVAVLGEVETDENGLRREKTSDMAVPTLTAGGRRALPAFTSTASLARWDPEARPVAVPLHQALQAAAHEKADTLLLDLAGPVPYQLRGPALLALAEGRTSTDPLADPAVTGAVRETLAAHPDVLRAHFVPGRDSDGTLALVLAPDAVPAEAGRRVAEALASHDVLRARLVRGLDLALLPAEAAAPGEPLYVRS
- the pheT gene encoding phenylalanine--tRNA ligase subunit beta; the protein is MRVPLSWLREYVDLPATETGRDVQARLIAAGLEVETVEQLGAGLKGPLVVGQVLTIEELEGFKKPIRFCTVDVGAANGTGEPQEIVCGARNFAVGDKVVVVLPGAVLPGDFAIAARKTYGKTSHGMICSGDELGMGDDGSGGIIVLPPEHEAGTDAIELLELVDEVLDIAVTPDRGYALSMRGVAREAATAYGLPLRDPALLDVPAPNAHGYAVKVTDPVGCDSFTARTVVGLEPEARSPIWLRRRLQKAGMRPISLAVDITNYVMLELGQPLHAYDRGRLDGPIGVRRAEQGEKLTTLDGAKRVLDAEDLVITDDRGPIGLAGVMGGADTEIADHDDTAGATTEVVIEAAHFDPVAIARTARRHRLSSEASKRFERGVDPQAAAAAAQRTVDLLVLLAGGTAEAGVTQITAPRAPRTVAMPADHPDRVAGVAYGREIVVRRLQEVGCDVQGQDDLVVTVPSWRPDLAAPNDLAEEVIRLEGYENLPSTLPTPPSGRGLTARQRLHRRVGRALAGAGYVEALNYPFIGEQVLDQLGLDADDARRRTVKLANPISDEEPALRTTLLPGLLGALRRNDGRGSHDLALFETGLVFRPTGEERPAVTLPVDRRPTDAEIAELNASLPPQPRRVAVVLAGARELDGWWGKGRPADWADAVEAARVVAREAGVELDVRADQHAPWHPGRCAALYARANGEEILLGHAGELHPRVVKALHLPERTCAMELELDRLERAADGALQAPRISTFPVATQDVALVVADDVPAAEVETALREGAGELLESLRLFDVFTGEQIGEGRKSLAYALRFRAPDRTLTVDEASAARDAAVALAAERTGAVLRGA
- the infC gene encoding translation initiation factor IF-3; protein product: MWCYRGGSISAEPRINDRIRVPEVRLVGPSGEQVGIVPLAKALELAQEYDLDLVEVAANARPPVCKLMDYGKFKYESAMKAREARKNQAHTVIKEMKLRPKIDPHDYDTKKGHVVRFLKQGDKVKITIMFRGREQSRPELGFRLLQRLAADVEDLGFIESNPKQDGRNMIMVLGPHKKKTEAMAEAREAQAARKAERQGSPDQGHEAPADAPAETDAPADTPSEA
- the rplT gene encoding 50S ribosomal protein L20: MARVKRAVNAHKKRRAILEQASGYRGQRSRLYRKAKEQVTHSLVYNYNDRKKRKGDFRQLWIQRINAAARANGITYNRFIQGLKAANVEVDRKILAELAVNDANAFAALVEVAQKALPSDVNAPKAA
- a CDS encoding DUF1844 domain-containing protein — protein: MSDATSPNEPTGTPESPDFDAMTRDIAEVPAVEVIVTVAVNLMSAAAVKLGLTEDAEDHKDLDEARKLVHALAGLLDASTTEISSFHAAPLRDGLKSLQLAFREASLVPDEPGQGPGEKYTGPVYG
- a CDS encoding sensor histidine kinase produces the protein MTVGTSTPGRPAEAGPRRAGTTGASAIDPDDLPDGLVVADESGRVVCFNEAAARITAVARADAIGAPLEHALPLEDLKGRRWWTMTDPYGGLATRTGQPERNLLLPGGREVLVSARYVRDVPTGPVRRLVVSLRGTEARRRTERSHAELIATVAHELRSPLTSVKGFTATLLAKWERFTDDQKRLMLETVDADAGRISRLIAELLDISRIDSGRLEVRRQPVDMPAAVARHVQAHIAGGKAPDRFAVRIRTALPELWADPDKVDQVLGNLLENAVRHGEGTVTIEVAPASADDDEKGTAVTVSDQGPGIPEESMARVFTRFWRGSKRGGTGLGLYIVKGIVEAHGGTITVGRGPGGGAEFRFILPVGTPAHLL
- the mycP gene encoding type VII secretion-associated serine protease mycosin — translated: MRRLLPRRARLTAALLATAFTVLPAATPAHADAIRAQQWGLEAMHTEQAWQTTKGKGITVAVLDTGVDDQHPDLAGSVLPGKDLIGFGAGRGDAYWARHGTAMAGIIAAHGHGPGRESGVLGIAPEAKILPVRVILEGKDKARDRARKSRGTALAQGIRWAADQGADVINLSLGDDSESAHPEPGEDAAVQYALAKGSVVVASAGNGGEKGDRVSYPAAYPGVIAVTAVDRFGTHAAFSTRRWYATVSAPGVDVVIADPDQKYYQGWGTSAAAAFVSGAVALVRSAHPGLTPAQIKKLLRDTARDAPEGGRDDTYGYGFVDPAAAIAEGRSLRPADLAAAAAGYDERYFGTGPDPDRGDGDASALLAPAAGGLGILTLVAAVALWRGGRGPSRPAGPRPRSDHNTYA
- the rpmI gene encoding 50S ribosomal protein L35, with protein sequence MPKNKTHSGAKKRFKITGSGKVLRERAGKRHLLEHKSSRLTRRLTGNAEMAPGDAAKIKKLLGK
- a CDS encoding TrmH family RNA methyltransferase is translated as MPTPELISPRSPRVTAARRLAKRNFRGKDRLFIAEGPQAVREAVAHRGPTGEPTLVELFTTVEAAERYDGIVRAALDAGARVHHASDAVLAEVSQTVTPQGLVGVCRFLDSPFEDILAAGPRLVAVLANVRDPGNAGTVLRCADAAGADAVVLTDASVDLYNPKSVRASVGSHFHLPVAVGVPVEKAVQGLKDAGVRVLAADGAGDHDLDDELDGGTMGGPTAWIFGNEAWGLPEETRALADAVVRVPIHGKAESLNLATAAAVCLYASARAQRAGRGTA
- the pheS gene encoding phenylalanine--tRNA ligase subunit alpha, with translation MSAPNKSYDPVEVEALKPEEIERMRDEALAAFAAAGSLDALAHAKTAHTGGTSPLSLANREIGALPPQAKAEAGKRVGQARGAVNKALAARQAELEAERDARVLVEEAVDVTLSHDRVPAGARHPLTTLSERIEDVFVAMGYEVAEGPQVEAEWFNFDALNIGPDHPARGEHDTFFVQDAQGGADSGVVLRTHTSPVQIRSLIDREPPVYVICPGRVYRTDELDATHTPVFHQVELLAVDEGLTMADLKGTLDHMVQALFGEGMKTRLRPNFFPFTEPSAEMDMVCYVCRGESVGNPDRPCRTCSSEGWIELGGCGMVNPKVLVACGVDPQKYSGFAFGFGIERMLMFRHNVDDMRDMVEGDIRFTRPFGMEI